From a single Phacochoerus africanus isolate WHEZ1 chromosome 11, ROS_Pafr_v1, whole genome shotgun sequence genomic region:
- the CCDC89 gene encoding coiled-coil domain-containing protein 89, translating into MPQEETALGMDAPSAEKLLEKQNKKLENQEEEGLEFKELDGLREALANLRGLSEEEKGEKAMLCSRIQEQSQLICILKRRSDEALERCQVLELLNAELEEKRMLEAEKLKAKSEHAEKLEERFMTLAANHELMIRFKDEHKNQNVKLREENEKLRLENDHLFSQALKDQEVKVAQLTAQSEALAKELETLKQRSAQDACQAQAREKELLKLQSQQACAHARETEQLRSQLQSLKQQHQQATEQMAKAEQTHSLLNQELQARLQTVSREKEELLQLSMERGKVLQNKQAEIRQLEDKLETADVARRHAVERFEQEAVAVDSNLRVQELQRRVDGIQKAYDELRLQSEAFKRHSLDLLSKERELNAKLRHLFP; encoded by the coding sequence ATGCCCCAGGAAGAGACAGCTCTCGGGATGGACGCCCCATCTGctgaaaaactattagaaaagcaaaacaaaaagctcGAAAACCAGGAAGAGGAGGGACTGGAGTTTAAGGAACTGGATGGTCTGAGGGAAGCCTTGGCAAACCTCCGGGGACTGTCCGAGGAGGAGAAGGGTGAGAAGGCGATGCTTTGCTCCCGCATCCAGGAGCAATCCCAGCTCATCTGCATCCTGAAGCGGAGGTCAGACGAAGCCCTGGAGCGCTGCCAGGTCCTGGAGCTGCTCAACGCAGAACTGGAGGAGAAGAGGATGCTGGAGGCCGAGAAGCTGAAAGCCAAGAGTGAGCATGCCGAGAAGCTGGAGGAACGCTTTATGACCCTGGCAGCCAACCACGAGCTGATGATCCGCTTCAAGGATGAACACAAGAATCAGAACGTCAAGCTGAGAGAGGAGAACGAGAAGCTGAGGCTGGAGAATGACCACCTCTTCAGCCAGGCTCTGAAGGACCAGGAGGTCAAAGTAGCTCAGCTCACCGCCCAGAGCGAGGCCCTGGCCAAGGAGCTGGAGACTCTGAAACAGCGGAGTGCTCAGGATGCTTGCCAGGCACAGGCCCGAGAGAAGGAGCTGCTGAAGCTGCAGAGCCAGCAGGCCTGCGCCCACGCCAGGGAGACCGAGCAGCTGCGCAGCCAGCTGCAGAGCCTCAAGCAGCAGCACCAGCAGGCCACGGAGCAGATGGCCAAGGCCGAGCAGACACACAGCCTACTGAACCAGGAGCTGCAGGCCAGGCTGCAGACCGTCAGTCGTGAGAAAGAGGAGCTATTGCAGTTGTCCATGGAGAGGGGCAAGGTGCTCCAGAACAAGCAAGCAGAGATACGCCAGCTTGAGGATAAGCTGGAGACAGCAGATGTGGCCAGGAGGCACGCAGTGGAGCGGTTTGAACAAGAGGCAGTGGCCGTGGACAGTAACTTGAGAGTTCAGGAGCTTCAGCGCAGGGTGGATGGGATCCAGAAGGCCTATGATGAACTCAGGCTGCAGTCTGAAGCCTTCAAAAGGCACAGCCTGGATCTCTTAAGCAAAGAGAGAGAGCTCAATGCCAAACTTCGCCATCTCTTTCCATAA